A single region of the Ornithorhynchus anatinus isolate Pmale09 chromosome 6, mOrnAna1.pri.v4, whole genome shotgun sequence genome encodes:
- the LOC100083945 gene encoding protein eva-1 homolog C-like isoform X1, which yields MLTAQLLPGVRVSASGTVLGFLCLSTVLRAAPEFSGYLKKVLKNHTAHACDGEQLGVTCPHRTTISILSAFYGRRIPSQNLCPGPGGSARESTNCLSVTAQQKLLDECQDQQWCHFSVNSRVFGPDPCPGTHKYLIVSYKCRPENHRTKTVCENDKLRLQCRNSSVLAIYSASYGRFLEGKSECDSKNQTMPDIECLAPGALRRVSKKCHRKENCTIFADMATFGNPCFPGVKKQLRVSYVCVPKQLLQQVDLESPDPFSLSDYTHGGWYKGPRVFKLHEDVVIVTSSLELLVHIWGMPEKLGLYFLCGVSAGLVFLLCVFAPKMAFIQDVKEAFWDLKIGGESKLGGTKLQDQEEDDNHNDDSSSDSSFRRLTRIYRASDNIFGPELTAALEGAAEERGQEGDEIWMPKESSPYAIHKIKSATK from the exons GTTATCTGAAGAAGGTTCTGAAGAACCACACAGCTCACGCGTGTGACGGAGAGCAACTGGGGGTCACCTGTCCCCACAGGACGACCATCAGCATCCTCTCAGCATTTTATGGCCGGCGGATCCCCAGCCAGAACCTCTGTCCCGGTCCGGGGGGTTCGGCCCGAGAAAGCACCAACTGCCTGTCGGTCACGGCCCAACAG aAGCTTCTAGATGAATGTCAAGACCAGCAATGGTGCCATTTCTCGGTGAACAGCCGTGTGTTTGGTCCAGACCCTTGTCCTGGGACCCACAAGTACTTGATTGTTTCCTACAAGTGTAGACCAG AGAACCATCGAACGAAGACCGTGTGTGAAAATGACAAGCTGAGGCTGCAGTGCCGCAACAGCTCCGTTCTGGCAATATACTCAGCCAGTTATGGGAGGTTCCTAGAGGGAAAATCAGAGTGTGATTCCAAGAACCAAACCATGCCTGACATAG AATGCTTAGCTCCTGGAGCCTTGAGGAGAGTTTCCAAGAAGTGTCACAGGAAGGAGAACTGCACCATATTTGCAGACATGGCCACTTTTGGTAACCCCTGTTTCCCAGGAGTGAAGAAGCAGCTGAGAGTCTCTTATGTGTGTG tgcccaaacagctgctgcaGCAAGTGGACCTGGAGTCTCCAGATCCATTTTCTCTCTCAGACTACACGCATG GTGGATGGTATAAAGGGCCCAGAGTTTTCAAACTCCATGAAGATGTGGTGATTGTTACTAGTTCTCTGGAATTGCTTGTCCATATTTGGG GCATGCCAGAGAAACTGGGACTCTACTTCCTTTGTGGGGTCTCCGCAGGCCTCGTCTTCCTGCTCTGCGTCTTTGCCCCCAAAATGGCCTTCATTCAGGATGTGAAAGAAGCTTTCTGGGACCTGAAGATCGGAGGAGAGTCCAAGTTGGGTGGGACCAAGCTGCAGGATCAAGAGGAGGACGACAACCACAATGACGACAGCTCTTCAGACTCCTCCTTCCGCCGACTTACCCGCATCTATCGAGCTTCGGACAACATCTTCGGCCCTGAGCTGACTGCGGCTCTGGAGGGGGCAGCTGAAGAGAGGggccaggagggagatgagatatgGATGCCAAAGGAGTCCAGCCCTTATGCAATTCACAAAATCAAATCCGCCACCAaatga
- the LOC100083945 gene encoding protein eva-1 homolog C-like isoform X2 translates to MLTAQLLPGVRVSASGTVLGFLCLSTVLRAAPEFSGYLKKVLKNHTAHACDGEQLGVTCPHRTTISILSAFYGRRIPSQNLCPGPGGSARESTNCLSVTAQQKLLDECQDQQWCHFSVNSRVFGPDPCPGTHKYLIVSYKCRPENHRTKTVCENDKLRLQCRNSSVLAIYSASYGRFLEGKSECDSKNQTMPDIECLAPGALRRVSKKCHRKENCTIFADMATFGNPCFPGVKKQLRVSYVCVPKQLLQQVDLESPDPFSLSDYTHGMPEKLGLYFLCGVSAGLVFLLCVFAPKMAFIQDVKEAFWDLKIGGESKLGGTKLQDQEEDDNHNDDSSSDSSFRRLTRIYRASDNIFGPELTAALEGAAEERGQEGDEIWMPKESSPYAIHKIKSATK, encoded by the exons GTTATCTGAAGAAGGTTCTGAAGAACCACACAGCTCACGCGTGTGACGGAGAGCAACTGGGGGTCACCTGTCCCCACAGGACGACCATCAGCATCCTCTCAGCATTTTATGGCCGGCGGATCCCCAGCCAGAACCTCTGTCCCGGTCCGGGGGGTTCGGCCCGAGAAAGCACCAACTGCCTGTCGGTCACGGCCCAACAG aAGCTTCTAGATGAATGTCAAGACCAGCAATGGTGCCATTTCTCGGTGAACAGCCGTGTGTTTGGTCCAGACCCTTGTCCTGGGACCCACAAGTACTTGATTGTTTCCTACAAGTGTAGACCAG AGAACCATCGAACGAAGACCGTGTGTGAAAATGACAAGCTGAGGCTGCAGTGCCGCAACAGCTCCGTTCTGGCAATATACTCAGCCAGTTATGGGAGGTTCCTAGAGGGAAAATCAGAGTGTGATTCCAAGAACCAAACCATGCCTGACATAG AATGCTTAGCTCCTGGAGCCTTGAGGAGAGTTTCCAAGAAGTGTCACAGGAAGGAGAACTGCACCATATTTGCAGACATGGCCACTTTTGGTAACCCCTGTTTCCCAGGAGTGAAGAAGCAGCTGAGAGTCTCTTATGTGTGTG tgcccaaacagctgctgcaGCAAGTGGACCTGGAGTCTCCAGATCCATTTTCTCTCTCAGACTACACGCATG GCATGCCAGAGAAACTGGGACTCTACTTCCTTTGTGGGGTCTCCGCAGGCCTCGTCTTCCTGCTCTGCGTCTTTGCCCCCAAAATGGCCTTCATTCAGGATGTGAAAGAAGCTTTCTGGGACCTGAAGATCGGAGGAGAGTCCAAGTTGGGTGGGACCAAGCTGCAGGATCAAGAGGAGGACGACAACCACAATGACGACAGCTCTTCAGACTCCTCCTTCCGCCGACTTACCCGCATCTATCGAGCTTCGGACAACATCTTCGGCCCTGAGCTGACTGCGGCTCTGGAGGGGGCAGCTGAAGAGAGGggccaggagggagatgagatatgGATGCCAAAGGAGTCCAGCCCTTATGCAATTCACAAAATCAAATCCGCCACCAaatga